AAGTGATCTCGTCCTTGTCCTTGTCAGCATCCAGACGAGCCACCTGCGTAAGCAATTCAGTAGATTGCTGGGCGTATTTGTACTTGCCTCCGGCGAAGATCGCCTCATTCAACGACACGGTGCCGAGATAAGCATTAGCATCCTTTGGCAGGTTGAAAGCGTTATCGGGCCCGAGTTGTAAATGATTGGCAGGTATTTCGGCGCGGCTGTAGCCAAAGCTTGCTTTGCCTGTCGGCAATACCTGGTCCTTTGCCTGGTTGTATTGCGAAATTGCCTCGTCGATCTTTGACTGCGACAGTTTAAGTACCTTGCTGTTCTGTATGCCAAGTTTTATAGCTTCGTCAAGCGTCAGGGTTTTATCCTGTGCAACGGCCGGCAGGGCCACCATCGCCGCTAATATGGCTGCAATTGCCAGGCGGATGGCGTAGTCGATCATTGTTTTGAATGATCGCGTGTTAAGGGGTTTATTTATGTGAGTTGTCATGTTCGTTCAACAAGTAGGATTTTAACAGTGTCTTTAAATAAGCTTCAATACGCGGCCTTAATCTTTCCTCTATCACCTTTTCCTTTTGTATATCGTACCCAAGCACTTTGGACGTAAGGGCAGGTGAATTGACGATAAAATTTTTGGTGCCGTAGATGGTTGCAATAACCATGTCTATATCAATTTCTTTTTTGAACTCCCCGGTCGCAATGCCTTCATTTAATATTTTGCGCACTTCGCCTACGTTCTTCATCAATATCTCGGTGATCTGGTCGGATAGCTCGCCTTTGCGTTGCCTGGCCAATTCCTGGTAAAGTAGTTTTTGAAAGCAATTATTGGTAACCACGCGCTGTGTATACAGCTCGATATATCTTTCGATCTTATTCCAGGCGCTGATACTATCGTCGCTGCCGATATTTTTGAGCAGGTCCTGGAATGAAATGATCTTACGGTTGAACACCGCCAGGAATAAACCTTCTTTCGAGCCGAAATAGTAATTCAGCATCGCCATGTTTACGCCTGCCTCGCCCGATATGGTACGGGTAGACGCGCCATCAAATCCAAGCTCTGAAAATACCCTTTCAGCTACGTCGAGGATATGATCCTTCTTATCTATCTTGTCTTTATCCATTGCTTTAATGGCGACAAAATTAATCAATCGATTGATTATGTCAATAATACTTTTGTTATATTAATGTAATCATTTGATTATCACCAGCCGCAATTCAATCAAATGATTGGTTTTCAGTATAATTACCGATGTAACAGTTTTGTTTTAGATTTGAAGTACTAAATTCATCTGCCTATCTTTCGGCCTATTTTACTGACTATGAAGCGTATCGTGCTGCTTTTTATAAGCCTGTTTATCATTTTCGAAGCGACAGCACAAACCAACCCGCCCGCGGATATGGTTACCATTGAGCAAAACCTTAAAAAGCTGGACGTGCTCGGAAGCGTGTTGTATGTTGCCGCACACCCCGACGATGAGAACACGAGATTACTGGGTTACCTGGCGCAGGAAAAGCACTACCGCGCCGGCTATTTAT
Above is a window of Mucilaginibacter ginsenosidivorans DNA encoding:
- a CDS encoding TetR/AcrR family transcriptional regulator; translation: MDKDKIDKKDHILDVAERVFSELGFDGASTRTISGEAGVNMAMLNYYFGSKEGLFLAVFNRKIISFQDLLKNIGSDDSISAWNKIERYIELYTQRVVTNNCFQKLLYQELARQRKGELSDQITEILMKNVGEVRKILNEGIATGEFKKEIDIDMVIATIYGTKNFIVNSPALTSKVLGYDIQKEKVIEERLRPRIEAYLKTLLKSYLLNEHDNSHK